TAGCCAGAAGAGTGCTCCAGAAGACAAACTATAGTTGTATTGCTAGAcgtaaaccatttatttcatcTGTGAACCAAAAGAAGCGTTTAGAATATGCCGTTTAGGAATTTACGTAAGCCACATGATTTTTAGCACCAAGTGCTACTCTCTGATGAaagcaaaattaataatttttgctctgatggccgtcaaacggtatggagaaaacccaataatgagctggaaaaacaaaatattgcttcaACAGTAAAACATGGTGCTGGATAGGTAATTGTATGGAGTTGTATGTCCGCTGCAGGGGTTGGAGAGCTGGTGTTCATTGACGAAATAATGGACAAAGTGAAATATATGAATACACCTCAGAAAAAGTgcagaaaagttaattttaccattttctttcacttttcaaAATGACAATGACCCCAAAAATTCGGCCTATACTGGACGTATGTGgctttcatacaatatttcgcATGCCCTACCACACCCTCCACAATCTCCGGATCTCGATAAGATCTAGATAAGCGAGTGAAAAAGGAATTAGTTGAAGAATGGCAAAGTATTGGGTCAGATATCACAAACAAGTGATGGATTCCTGCCTAAGCTACTCGAGGCAGTTATAAAGCAAAAGTCACTTGCaactaaatactaaattttGCAATGTTGCTTCCtaaatcaaatgttttttttagcttttaatgaagtgtgccaataattttgttcattgaaatgaagtattttttatgttattttgttattaataaatagtggtattaaattgttgaaatgatattggttatattttataggaaattcaacagTCTATctggtaaatatatttttttattaaaaatctctacAATACTGCCTCTAAATAGaccttaaagtacaatgagcatcctgtgccaatacttaagttcggtactgtatgtatattatactaaaggtgaaaaattacaaaaaaaccaTTTGATATTTTCCAGACAAATAAAATCGGCGGCTCGGGCATTATTGAAATGTGGAAATAAAATTCCTGAAAATAGACGAAAAAGTTTAGAATCTACTGTTTTAAACCATTATAAGGAGGAAACTGAAATTCATTTAAATCTGCTCCAAAAAGCTTCGGAAATTGATACAAAAATAACGAATGAAAATTACTCCCAACATGGTGAAAAAGTTGTACAAAAATTTCAGACAGATCATGGTGGACTTTTggaattagaaaaaatatggCGTGAACACTTTATTCACACAATGCAGCCGAAATATTTACCCTCTCTTTGGAATATCAATCACAATGCTAACAGGTTAGAAACGTAAAATTTCGTctgtgtatgtatataatatgaCAGTATTTATTTAGATTAGAAATCAGAGCTAAAGAAGGAAGAGTCAATCAAGAGGATCTTATCCTAGCTGGTGTATTGTTGgaagaataaaaattataaaataagtttaaagtGAGAAAATTACTTTGTTTCAAAATTCATTAAGATTTTAGAGATTACCAACTGAATTCACATTTTGTAAAATACCTTCTAGGTTACATAATAAATTGTAGATAgataaatttgtacatttattttattctgttatttcaatttatttttattttaatacaaggCTTCTGCATTTAAATGccgattttctttattttaatgaataCAAATTACAACTATTTATACTaagcatttgattttttttaatttgagcaaCTTACAAAAAGTCTTAACAATTGGTAAAAgtactttaatttatttagaatatttatatgtttatatgtataaatatcggtttaatttttttttgtattataattttctttgatttgcATTAAGAGGAATGTATGTTAAATCTATTTTGCTATTAAAGTAATGAGATTATAATACTAACAACTACattagaaaaaagaaaccacAATGCATTTAGTTATTTGAATGTCGATGATCATATTGTTAATTAAGATATATTTAGTGTGTCAAACTCTTCAATCAAAAATCAAATAACGCAGTCGTTTTCGAATTGTAGATTCCCGGGGTAGAGAGAGAGCCCACTTTTTAAGAGCTGCTAAGATAACAGAACTCACTACTAATAATGCTCCCATCAACGAATAGAACGTAGGTGTCTCCCCAAAAAATATCATTTGCCATATGAATGCAAATACAATATCGGCGCAACGAGCTATGGCTACAGGTCCTGCTTGCTCCATTTGTAAGGAAAGTGTTAGAAGAATTTGTccaagaaaactaaaaattcctaaaatgacTACCAGCCATCTATCTCGTCCACAAGCAGGCCAGCATATGGCTCCAATGGAGCCACACACAACTAATGTGTATATTAAAGCAAACGCTCCAAAGTTTGTCATAATGACCGAAAAATGCAATCCCTTTAATGCTCTTAATAGTATATAGACATTGGCACCAAATAATGTAGACGAAATAGCTGCAACTGGTCCCCAAATATCATAATTCTTTCCTTCGTACCTTTCTGCTTCAAGAGATGGTGCAGCATCGCCAAATATAAAAGGGGGACGAGTAATTAACACTACACCAACCAAGGTCAAAACAATTGTAACGACATTAAACAAACTACAATGCTCTTTAAGAAAAACTCTGGCAAATATGGCTACAAATACTGGCgttgaaaatattattacgCTGGCATCCGCTAAAGGCATATGACGAAATGCGTAGAAGCTCAGCATCAGTCCTGTGGTCCCCATAAAACATCGCAATAGTAATATGACCCTTTTACCTTCTGGAAACACAGGTTGCTTTGTATACACAACTATGGGAATAGCTGGCAATAACACACCAATGaatctgaaaataaatatatatatatatatgtatagatatttgtataaagtattttttagttaaattctgaaaaataaattattctcaCCTAAAGGAAGCTAATTCCATAGGATTAATATCAACTAATCCTTTTACTATCACAGAACAAAGTGAAAAGAATAAAGAAGACAACGTAGCCAATATAA
The nucleotide sequence above comes from Calliphora vicina chromosome 1, idCalVici1.1, whole genome shotgun sequence. Encoded proteins:
- the LOC135949120 gene encoding solute carrier family 35 member G1, which translates into the protein MPENFELHQFVDGFRKNETSKRWLTRIKSKFNCPYLGIILATLSSLFFSLCSVIVKGLVDINPMELASFRFIGVLLPAIPIVVYTKQPVFPEGKRVILLLRCFMGTTGLMLSFYAFRHMPLADASVIIFSTPVFVAIFARVFLKEHCSLFNVVTIVLTLVGVVLITRPPFIFGDAAPSLEAERYEGKNYDIWGPVAAISSTLFGANVYILLRALKGLHFSVIMTNFGAFALIYTLVVCGSIGAICWPACGRDRWLVVILGIFSFLGQILLTLSLQMEQAGPVAIARCADIVFAFIWQMIFFGETPTFYSLMGALLVVSSVILAALKKWALSLPRESTIRKRLRYLIFD